In a genomic window of Methanosarcina horonobensis HB-1 = JCM 15518:
- the cmk gene encoding (d)CMP kinase codes for MQITVSGLPGSGTTTLSKLLAEYYELELVSSGEIFRKMARERGMSLSEFGALAERDAFIDLDIDKNQKAIIHSQDNIILESRLAGHMAEGRPNVLKVWIKAPMLTRVKRIQRREKSISFDEELKKTVEREKSEALRYKNYYGIDIADLSIYDIVIDSEKWNQYQTLDILRVAIDSLVGPE; via the coding sequence ATGCAAATCACAGTGAGCGGGCTTCCCGGAAGCGGGACAACAACCCTCTCAAAGCTCCTGGCTGAGTACTATGAGCTTGAGCTGGTCTCCTCTGGCGAAATCTTCAGAAAGATGGCAAGGGAAAGAGGAATGAGCCTGTCTGAGTTCGGAGCTCTGGCTGAAAGAGATGCCTTCATTGACCTTGACATTGACAAAAACCAGAAAGCTATCATTCATAGCCAGGACAATATCATCCTCGAAAGCCGGCTTGCGGGACATATGGCCGAAGGGAGGCCCAATGTACTTAAAGTCTGGATAAAAGCCCCTATGCTGACAAGGGTAAAACGTATCCAGAGGCGTGAAAAATCAATATCTTTTGACGAAGAACTGAAAAAAACGGTGGAAAGGGAGAAGTCCGAAGCCCTCAGGTATAAAAACTATTACGGGATTGATATTGCAGACCTCTCTATTTACGACATTGTTATCGATTCTGAAAAATGGAACCAGTATCAGACTCTTGATATCCTCAGAGTTGCTATCGACTCTCTTGTCGGGCCGGAGTAA
- a CDS encoding adenylate kinase — MNIILFGPPGAGKGTQAKKLVDFYGIPQVSTGDILRANVREGTELGLAAKAYMDKGELVPDQVLIGIIKNRLKEEDCEKGFILDGYPRTVPQADALETILEEINKPIDVVLNLEVPDEELVGRISGRLMCKCGASYHVISNPPKKDNICDICGGEVFQRADDKAEAVQNRLDVYKKQTQPLINYYKEKGILVTLDGTKDIDEVFEDIKAILAKFA; from the coding sequence ATGAATATAATACTCTTCGGGCCCCCGGGTGCCGGCAAAGGTACCCAGGCCAAAAAACTGGTTGATTTCTACGGAATTCCGCAGGTTTCCACAGGGGATATCTTGCGGGCGAACGTTAGAGAAGGAACAGAACTGGGACTTGCAGCCAAGGCATATATGGACAAAGGAGAACTTGTCCCTGATCAGGTACTTATTGGCATCATTAAAAACCGCCTGAAAGAGGAAGACTGCGAAAAGGGTTTCATTCTTGACGGATACCCGAGGACTGTCCCCCAGGCTGATGCCCTGGAAACAATCCTTGAGGAAATTAACAAACCCATCGATGTCGTCCTCAACCTTGAGGTTCCTGATGAAGAGCTTGTAGGAAGAATAAGTGGGCGCCTCATGTGCAAGTGCGGGGCAAGCTACCACGTTATTTCCAACCCGCCAAAGAAAGACAATATCTGTGATATCTGCGGTGGCGAAGTCTTCCAGCGTGCCGACGACAAAGCAGAAGCTGTCCAGAACCGTCTGGATGTCTACAAAAAGCAGACCCAGCCACTTATAAACTATTATAAAGAAAAAGGCATTCTTGTCACCCTTGACGGTACAAAGGACATTGATGAGGTCTTTGAGGATATTAAGGCAATTCTGGCAAAGTTTGCCTGA
- a CDS encoding DUF106 domain-containing protein, whose amino-acid sequence MVSETLKKQIDRFLLAFGFSLMFGIMILGQEFRQAVGEAVGVLMDPVLTLVGEQNFHLVLLVMAAITAIYASLIQKYTIDWELMRNTQERMKVFQKEFREAQLSQNTYMLKKLEDQRKEMMEDQMKMSKQQFKPMAYISIISLPLFMWAYYYISGHGAATMVFPFWGEQLLTTSAFGPFQHWIYWYFISSLGVSQLIRKALNIGGV is encoded by the coding sequence TTGGTTTCGGAGACATTAAAAAAGCAAATTGACCGGTTCCTGCTGGCTTTCGGTTTTTCCCTTATGTTCGGGATAATGATCCTTGGACAGGAATTCAGGCAGGCTGTAGGGGAAGCGGTAGGGGTTTTAATGGACCCCGTGCTCACGCTGGTCGGGGAGCAGAACTTCCATCTGGTCCTATTAGTTATGGCTGCTATCACTGCCATTTATGCATCCCTTATCCAGAAGTACACTATTGACTGGGAGCTCATGAGAAACACTCAGGAGCGCATGAAGGTTTTCCAGAAAGAGTTCAGGGAGGCACAGCTTTCCCAGAATACCTATATGCTGAAAAAACTTGAAGACCAGCGCAAAGAGATGATGGAAGACCAGATGAAGATGTCCAAGCAGCAGTTCAAGCCTATGGCTTATATCAGTATCATCTCCCTGCCTCTTTTCATGTGGGCTTATTATTACATTAGCGGGCACGGAGCTGCTACCATGGTCTTTCCCTTCTGGGGCGAGCAGCTGCTGACTACTTCGGCTTTTGGTCCCTTCCAGCACTGGATCTACTGGTATTTTATATCCTCTCTTGGGGTCAGCCAGCTTATCAGGAAGGCTCTTAATATCGGTGGGGTCTAA
- a CDS encoding gamma carbonic anhydrase family protein, with protein sequence MKKIQQSTSRIKKEFKMHLPNPYKQHPKVSEKAWISETAVIIGNVNIEDDVFVGPNAVLRADEPGSSITVHSGSNVQDNVIVHALSHSEVLIGKNTSLAHGCIVHGPCRIGEGCFIGFGAVVFDCNIGKDTLVLHKSIVRGVDVSSGRMIPDGTVITSQTCADALEDITKDLTDFKRSVVRANIDLVEGYIRLGEEG encoded by the coding sequence ATGAAAAAGATCCAGCAGAGCACTTCCAGAATCAAGAAGGAGTTTAAAATGCATCTTCCAAATCCCTATAAACAGCACCCGAAAGTCAGCGAAAAGGCATGGATATCAGAAACTGCAGTAATAATCGGAAATGTAAATATCGAAGATGATGTATTCGTTGGGCCCAATGCAGTCCTCAGGGCAGACGAGCCCGGATCGTCCATAACCGTTCACAGCGGCAGCAATGTACAGGATAATGTTATTGTCCATGCCCTTTCACATTCCGAGGTCCTGATCGGAAAAAATACCTCCCTTGCTCACGGCTGTATCGTACACGGCCCCTGCAGGATAGGAGAAGGCTGCTTCATAGGGTTCGGAGCAGTGGTGTTTGACTGCAATATAGGGAAAGATACGCTTGTCCTCCACAAATCCATTGTCCGCGGAGTAGATGTTTCCTCAGGCAGAATGATACCTGACGGGACCGTAATCACCAGCCAGACCTGTGCAGATGCTCTTGAGGATATCACAAAAGACCTGACCGATTTTAAAAGATCAGTAGTCAGGGCCAATATTGACCTTGTGGAGGGTTATATAAGGCTTGGAGAAGAGGGTTGA
- a CDS encoding RNA-guided pseudouridylation complex pseudouridine synthase subunit Cbf5, translating to MSTAGKLPSEVEGTLIRKSGAWTNPSYGCPPEKRPILEYIEKGVVNIDKPSGPTSHEVAAWVKAILGVHTAGHAGSLDPKVTGLLPTLLGKATLAVPALRLSGKEYICHLKLHRAMPPKLVRQVCEEFTGPIYQMPPIKSAVKRVIRVRTIYYIEVLEIEGTSVLFRVGCEAGTYIRKLCHDIGLALGCGGHMQELRRTKAGPFTEKTLITLHELKDAYVFWKEDGDESELRRVIRPMESAVSHLPKIILRDSAVDAICSGASLAVPGITSLDSNLAKGELIALFTLKGELVALAKAEMTTEEILKASTGIAASPIRVLMEAGTYPKGWTKKERNVQL from the coding sequence ATGTCAACCGCCGGCAAACTGCCATCCGAAGTTGAAGGAACTCTTATCCGGAAGTCCGGCGCCTGGACAAATCCATCATACGGCTGTCCTCCGGAAAAGCGCCCTATTCTCGAATACATCGAAAAAGGGGTGGTGAATATTGACAAGCCCAGCGGACCTACAAGCCATGAGGTTGCAGCCTGGGTAAAAGCTATCCTTGGCGTACACACGGCAGGGCATGCAGGCTCGCTTGACCCCAAGGTTACAGGACTTCTTCCCACGCTGCTAGGGAAAGCTACTCTGGCTGTACCTGCCCTGCGCCTCTCAGGAAAAGAGTATATCTGCCATCTGAAACTTCACAGGGCAATGCCTCCAAAGCTGGTCCGCCAGGTCTGCGAAGAATTTACAGGCCCCATTTACCAGATGCCTCCCATCAAATCTGCTGTTAAACGGGTAATAAGGGTAAGGACAATCTATTATATCGAGGTGCTTGAGATTGAGGGCACGTCAGTACTCTTCCGTGTCGGGTGTGAGGCAGGGACTTATATCAGGAAACTCTGCCACGACATAGGGCTTGCCCTGGGCTGTGGCGGGCATATGCAGGAACTCCGCAGGACTAAAGCAGGTCCGTTCACTGAAAAAACTCTTATCACTCTCCATGAATTGAAGGACGCCTATGTGTTCTGGAAAGAGGACGGAGATGAATCCGAATTGAGAAGAGTTATCCGGCCAATGGAATCGGCTGTATCCCACCTCCCCAAAATTATCCTGCGGGACAGTGCAGTGGATGCGATCTGTTCAGGCGCTTCTCTGGCAGTCCCCGGCATTACGAGCCTGGACTCCAATCTGGCTAAAGGAGAGCTGATTGCTCTTTTTACATTGAAAGGGGAACTTGTTGCGCTTGCAAAGGCTGAAATGACCACGGAAGAGATCCTCAAAGCTTCTACGGGTATTGCAGCTTCTCCTATCCGTGTACTTATGGAAGCAGGAACTTACCCAAAGGGCTGGACTAAAAAAGAGAGGAATGTCCAGCTCTAA
- a CDS encoding HVO_A0114 family putative DNA-binding protein, translating to MTENSIDELIKWVISVDRRLILMESMKRHTAVRASDIAHEASRSTQNISRALKELEDMGLIECLTPEKTTWKKYMLTDKGKEVLEKLEGKYL from the coding sequence ATGACTGAAAATTCAATAGACGAACTGATAAAATGGGTCATTAGTGTTGACCGGCGCCTCATACTGATGGAATCTATGAAAAGACATACTGCAGTAAGAGCTTCGGATATTGCTCACGAAGCAAGCAGGTCTACGCAGAATATTAGCCGCGCTTTAAAAGAACTTGAGGACATGGGTTTGATCGAATGCCTGACTCCTGAGAAAACGACCTGGAAAAAATACATGCTTACGGATAAAGGGAAAGAGGTTCTGGAAAAACTGGAGGGAAAATATCTCTAA